ACGCGAGGCTCGATCGGGTGGCGCAGACCCTCGCCGAGCGGAAGGCGCGTGGGCAAGGTCCCCTCGATCTGCCGGACCTCGCGCTCGCGGTGCAAGCCGAGCGCGTCGCGCACGTCTGGCCTCGCGCGTGGGTGGCCGAAGGGCCGTCACCGGACGCGCTCGAGCGTGGGTACGCCACCTACCGAGCGGGAGAACGGGGTCGTCCGGCGCGCGCCTGCGGCGTCGGCACCACCACGACGAGCGCGGGCCGAGCCGTGCTCGCGGTGCTCTCCCTCGAGGTGTTCGGAGAGCTCGTCCCCGTCAAGGAGCGTGTACGCGTCGGCGAGTTTCTTCCCGTGGAGGCCACGCTCGGCGGCGACGTCCGCGGGGCGCGAATCATGGTCAAGGGGCCCCTCGGCGCCCCGCGTGTGCTCCCGGGCGGCTTCGACCCTGCGACCAGCAAGGTCCGCGCGACCTTCGCAGCCGACTCGCGCGGAGCGTTCGTCGTCCAGGTCGTGGCCGACACCGACGCGGGCCCGCGGCCGGTGCTCGAGGCCCGCGTCTTCGCCGACGTCCCACCGAGCTACACGCGGCCGAAAGACGAGCTTTTGCCTCCCTCGGGCCCGCCGGACGAGGCCCTCTTTCAGCTCGTGCAGAAGCTCCGAGAGGACGCGGGCCTCCCGCGCTTCGTGCGAGATCCGAAGCTCGACGCGATCGCGCGTGCCCACGTCGAGGCCATGATCGCCGCGCGTGCCATCGCCCACGACACCGGCGACGGCGATCCGCGGCAGCGAGCCGAGGCCGCGGGCGTCCGCCCGAAGACGGTGGGAGAGAACGTCGCCGAATCGCGCGAGGTCATGGGGCTCCACCGCGCCCTCACCGAGAGCCCCTCGCACTACGAGAACCTGCGCAGTACACGTTTCGAGCGCATCGGCGTGGCGGTCGTGGCCGACGCTCGCGGCGCGCTCTGGGGCTGCGAGCTCTTCGTCGGAGAAAAACCATGATCCGTGCCCTCTTCGTGCTCACCCTCGTGTCCGCCGTGGCGTGCGGTGGCCCGCG
The DNA window shown above is from Myxococcales bacterium and carries:
- a CDS encoding CAP domain-containing protein, which produces MRLVLSVLVMALVSLAATKARAEVTCGARDARLDRVAQTLAERKARGQGPLDLPDLALAVQAERVAHVWPRAWVAEGPSPDALERGYATYRAGERGRPARACGVGTTTTSAGRAVLAVLSLEVFGELVPVKERVRVGEFLPVEATLGGDVRGARIMVKGPLGAPRVLPGGFDPATSKVRATFAADSRGAFVVQVVADTDAGPRPVLEARVFADVPPSYTRPKDELLPPSGPPDEALFQLVQKLREDAGLPRFVRDPKLDAIARAHVEAMIAARAIAHDTGDGDPRQRAEAAGVRPKTVGENVAESREVMGLHRALTESPSHYENLRSTRFERIGVAVVADARGALWGCELFVGEKP